A genomic segment from Lasioglossum baleicum chromosome 5, iyLasBale1, whole genome shotgun sequence encodes:
- the LOC143209112 gene encoding peritrophin-1-like has protein sequence MMRGLFGIVIAVAVVQIAAAAVKCPSENEADVTLIGNPDKCTTYYLCDRGHPFLMDCPVGLYFNPDLRICDWTIREEKNGCIIPPTSTTPKGPASSTTSQTSTTTTTTQSPASM, from the exons ATGATGCGTG GTTTGTTTGGCATTGTAATTGCCGTGGCTGTCGTTCAGATAGCCGCCGCAGCCGTGAAGTGTCCGTCAGAGAATGAAGCGGACGTTACCTTAATCGGGAACCCGGACAAATGCACAACCTACTATTTATGCGACAGAGGCCACCCCTTCTTGATGGATTGCCCTGTAGGACTCTACTTCAACCCCGATTTGAGAATATGCGATTGGACAATACGCGAGGAAAAGAACGGTTGCATAATTCCACCGACTTCTACCACTCCGAAAGGACCTGCTTCTTCTACCACATCGCAAacatcaacaacaacaacaacaacacaaAGCCCAGCATCCATGTAG